GTTCTTGAAGTGGTGGCCTGACTGCGGCTACACTGGAAGGACAGTTTTGGTACCTGCGCTCCGTGAAAGCCAGTTACCTTCGGAAGAAAGAGTTGGTAGCTCTTGATTCCGGCAAACGAACCACCGTTGGTAGCGGTGGTTTTTTTGTTTGCAGGGCATGAGATTACGACGACATCGAAGGGATAACAAGAGGATCCGCTTCTTGAACCCCCCTCCCCACAAAAAAAAACGGCACACTAGCGCGTAAAGCGTCATCAAAAAAACTCAAATAGCGCTATATACAATCACTTTATTACGCCCCTCTCTCTTAGCTTGATAAAGAGCATCGTCAGCATTTTTCAGCAAAAAATCGATCCCACCAAGAGGATCATCTTGTGTTGCCACACCAGCAGATACGGTGACACGCAAGTTATTAGGGAAAACAGTACGTTCAATAACACTCCTAATACGCTCCGCAACACACTCCGCTGTTACCACAGATGTATTCGGCAGAAAAACAACAAACTCTTCTCCACCAAACCGACAAATAATATCTTCACTACGGCAACAAGACTTAATAATCTGAGCCAAAGAAACAAGCACCTCATCTCCGACCCCATGCCCGAAACTATCATTTATTTTTTTAAAAAAATCAACATCAATAGCAATAACTGAAGCTCCTGCCCCATACTTGTTATTCTGTATTTTAGTTGAAAACCCCAATCTATTGTTCACGCCGGTAAGGGGATCTTTAAGCGCCACCTCATTTAAAGAATCAACCCTTTCCATCATTACCTTAACATGCGTAAAAAGTGCCTTTTTAAGTCGATCAGCTTCGGCATACCAAGCATTGATAGCTTTAATATAAACTAACGAAGCCCCTATATCTTTAGCATTGGTAGATATAGCAAGCTTTTCTAAAGGAAGTGAAATACGGGAGGCAATGAAATATGAAAGAAGTGAAAATGTAATAATTATTACAATTAGCAGAACAAGTACACTTTTAGCATAAGTAATAAGAATAGTAGTCGCGCTGTCAGCATGGCTATAAACCAACACATTCCAAGCAGTATTTTTCATATGAGCATAACCCAGAAGATATCTATTCCCCGAAAAAAAAAATTCCCCCTCACCTCTATCAGACTCCGTTAACTTTGATTTCAAATCATCAGACATAACCATGGGCCGACCAACAGCACTGTTATCGTTATTAAAGATCACAGTTCCATCATCACTAACAATGCTAATTTCAGTGTCGCTCTTGAAAAAATGCCTGCTCAAAACATCGCTAAATAAACTATGTTTTTTTAGATATATAGACCCACCGACATGCCCTATGTAATTGCCATTCTTATCATAAATAGGATGTGACAAC
The DNA window shown above is from Klebsiella sp. WP3-W18-ESBL-02 and carries:
- a CDS encoding sensor domain-containing diguanylate cyclase codes for the protein MRIKKPHLRPIVITLSVGGILLTSIFLIAVIMVFQRENIEKDLLDANSSYAMKMSDVMSGYIEMAQGELAYGAKKIKSTNDIDSLKDEADRLRLQSGMFNSVFVVSNDAVVLATSPESLDLVGTRLNSSASKLAIEEKKPFISSPFKSVTGNLIILLSHPIYDKNGNYIGHVGGSIYLKKHSLFSDVLSRHFFKSDTEISIVSDDGTVIFNNDNSAVGRPMVMSDDLKSKLTESDRGEGEFFFSGNRYLLGYAHMKNTAWNVLVYSHADSATTILITYAKSVLVLLIVIIITFSLLSYFIASRISLPLEKLAISTNAKDIGASLVYIKAINAWYAEADRLKKALFTHVKVMMERVDSLNEVALKDPLTGVNNRLGFSTKIQNNKYGAGASVIAIDVDFFKKINDSFGHGVGDEVLVSLAQIIKSCCRSEDIICRFGGEEFVVFLPNTSVVTAECVAERIRSVIERTVFPNNLRVTVSAGVATQDDPLGGIDFLLKNADDALYQAKREGRNKVIVYSAI